A DNA window from Paraclostridium bifermentans contains the following coding sequences:
- a CDS encoding PSP1 domain-containing protein, whose translation MIRIVGVRFKSAGKIYYFDPVEFEIEKNVDVVVETARGLEYGKVVVGPKELDESELVSPLKPIVRIATEEDTKIYLENKEKAKETFEVCQQKIKEHELTMFLIDCEYTFDRNKLIFYFTAEGRIDFRELVKDLASIFKTRIELRQIGVRDEAKSIGGLGPCGRRLCCSSWLGDFQPVSIKMAKDQSLSLNPTKISGICGRLFCCLKYEHDVYSEALEKMPTVGSIVQSPDGKGKVIEINPLLEQIKVELQDKNIKLYEREDIKILQEAKKCAGCGQKDEKLDAETLRELKKLED comes from the coding sequence ATGATAAGAATAGTGGGTGTTAGATTCAAAAGTGCAGGAAAAATATATTATTTTGATCCTGTAGAATTTGAAATAGAGAAAAATGTAGATGTAGTAGTAGAAACTGCAAGGGGATTAGAATATGGTAAGGTTGTAGTAGGACCTAAGGAATTAGACGAGAGTGAGTTAGTATCACCTTTAAAACCTATTGTAAGAATAGCAACAGAAGAAGATACTAAGATTTATTTAGAAAATAAAGAAAAAGCAAAAGAAACTTTTGAGGTTTGCCAACAAAAAATAAAAGAACATGAATTAACTATGTTTCTTATAGATTGTGAATATACGTTTGATAGAAATAAGCTAATATTCTACTTTACAGCAGAAGGAAGAATAGACTTTAGAGAACTTGTAAAAGACTTAGCTTCTATATTTAAGACTAGAATAGAACTAAGACAAATTGGAGTAAGAGATGAAGCTAAATCTATAGGTGGACTTGGACCATGCGGAAGAAGATTATGTTGTTCTTCTTGGTTAGGAGATTTCCAACCTGTGTCTATAAAAATGGCCAAGGATCAAAGTTTATCACTTAATCCTACTAAAATTTCAGGTATATGTGGTAGATTATTCTGCTGTTTAAAATATGAACATGATGTATATAGTGAAGCATTAGAAAAAATGCCAACAGTAGGTTCTATAGTACAATCTCCAGATGGAAAAGGAAAAGTAATTGAAATTAATCCTCTTTTAGAACAAATTAAAGTAGAATTACAAGATAAAAACATAAAACTTTATGAAAGAGAAGATATAAAGATCTTACAAGAAGCTAAGAAATGTGCTGGATGTGGACAAAAAGATGAAAAACTTGATGCAGAGACATTAAGAGAGTTAAAAAAATTAGAAGATTAA
- a CDS encoding DNA polymerase III subunit yields the protein MYFENIIGQSFAKKYLSNSITKDKINHAYLFEGINGVGKSTLAQEFAKFLLKTEHLENNPDFIPIEPQGASIKIAQIRSLQTDVIIKPHGDYKIYLITDAEKMTIESQNALLKTLEEPPNYVIIILLTNNKNSLLDTIKSRCDIVKFLPIPFIELKEHLKAKGIEDRKASMLATFSRGSISKALELSESSDFMVMREDIQSNIQTMLDKNVVDILELPSKYDKYKDNIIEVLDITLNYFRDIMMLKENINKDMIINIDKITFLQNMSKKINYSQVSKIIDIIEETKKKLRSNCNFNLSIQVMSLNIYEVIK from the coding sequence ATGTATTTTGAAAATATTATAGGACAAAGTTTTGCTAAAAAATATTTATCAAACTCTATTACAAAAGATAAAATAAATCATGCGTATTTATTTGAGGGAATAAATGGAGTTGGGAAAAGCACACTTGCACAGGAGTTTGCAAAGTTTTTACTTAAAACAGAGCATCTAGAGAATAACCCTGATTTTATACCTATAGAACCTCAAGGTGCAAGTATAAAAATAGCTCAAATAAGAAGCTTACAGACTGATGTTATAATAAAGCCACATGGAGATTATAAAATATATTTAATTACTGATGCGGAAAAAATGACTATAGAGTCTCAAAATGCATTATTAAAAACATTAGAAGAACCACCTAACTACGTAATAATAATACTTTTAACAAATAATAAAAACTCATTACTAGATACAATAAAGTCAAGATGTGATATAGTAAAGTTTTTACCAATACCGTTTATAGAATTAAAGGAGCATTTGAAAGCAAAGGGAATTGAAGATAGAAAAGCTAGTATGTTAGCTACATTTTCTAGAGGAAGTATAAGTAAAGCTTTAGAGCTGTCTGAGTCATCAGATTTTATGGTAATGAGAGAAGATATTCAAAGCAATATACAAACTATGTTAGATAAGAATGTAGTTGATATACTAGAACTTCCAAGTAAGTATGATAAATATAAAGATAATATTATTGAAGTTTTGGATATAACTTTGAATTACTTTAGAGATATAATGATGTTAAAAGAAAATATAAATAAAGATATGATTATAAATATAGATAAAATAACATTTTTACAAAATATGAGCAAAAAAATTAACTATTCTCAAGTGTCTAAGATTATTGATATAATAGAAGAGACTAAGAAAAAGTTAAGAAGTAATTGTAACTTTAATTTGAGTATACAAGTGATGTCTTTAAATATATATGAGGTGATTAAATGA
- a CDS encoding aminotransferase class I/II-fold pyridoxal phosphate-dependent enzyme: MNTPIIDSLRKIVDDNIISFHMPGHKKGAIYKMLGYEDILENLYKLDTTEIPGTDNLHSPEECIKESLKRASEVFKSDKTFYLVNGSTCGIEAAIMASVNPKEKIILNRDCHQSAINSCIIGDIDPIYVNPSINKDSNTLSGVSFNDVKSVIDSNLDAKAVFLTYPTYFGDVFDLKSICSYAHEKGMTVIIDEAHGAHLGLSEKLPETALSQGADIVIQSTHKTLPSFTQSSMIHIKGNRIDINKLTNMLRITESSSPSYLLMASLDIAVDIYEKNGFDLMDKLLNNIYEFKNETYKLKNIKVDESKDHTKIFLNTKKLGITGHELENILRENYNIQVELSNYYGVLLIATIGNTKDEFLKLKDVLFEIDKIYKKESHLKSVSYPIKLPKKILTPREAFYMNKKNVKIENSIGKISGEYIIPYPPGVSLVSPGEEITREVIDYIIECKSKGMNVNGVKDSELRFIQVIDID, translated from the coding sequence ATGAATACACCAATAATAGATTCTTTAAGAAAAATAGTTGATGATAATATAATATCATTTCATATGCCAGGTCATAAGAAAGGCGCTATATATAAAATGCTAGGGTATGAAGATATACTTGAAAATTTATACAAGCTAGATACAACTGAGATTCCAGGGACAGATAATTTACATTCACCAGAAGAGTGTATAAAAGAGTCTCTTAAAAGGGCTTCAGAAGTATTTAAAAGCGATAAAACTTTTTATTTAGTGAATGGATCTACTTGTGGAATTGAGGCAGCTATAATGGCTTCTGTAAATCCTAAAGAAAAAATAATACTAAATAGAGATTGCCATCAGTCAGCGATTAATTCTTGTATAATTGGAGATATAGATCCAATTTATGTTAACCCTAGTATAAATAAAGATAGCAATACTTTATCTGGAGTTAGTTTTAATGATGTAAAGAGTGTTATAGACTCAAATTTAGATGCCAAGGCAGTTTTTCTGACTTATCCAACTTATTTTGGAGATGTGTTTGATTTAAAGTCTATTTGTAGTTATGCACATGAAAAAGGTATGACTGTTATAATAGATGAAGCCCATGGAGCTCATTTAGGGTTAAGTGAGAAGCTACCAGAGACAGCATTAAGCCAAGGCGCAGATATAGTAATACAAAGTACTCATAAAACATTACCATCTTTTACACAATCATCTATGATTCATATTAAAGGAAATAGAATAGATATAAATAAGTTAACAAATATGCTGAGAATAACAGAATCTTCAAGTCCATCATACTTACTTATGGCATCTTTGGATATAGCTGTAGATATATATGAAAAAAATGGATTTGATTTAATGGATAAACTTTTAAATAATATATATGAATTTAAAAATGAAACTTATAAACTTAAAAATATTAAAGTAGATGAAAGCAAAGATCATACAAAAATATTTTTAAATACAAAAAAACTTGGAATTACGGGACATGAATTAGAAAATATTTTAAGAGAAAATTATAATATACAGGTTGAGTTATCTAATTATTACGGTGTTTTATTGATTGCAACAATTGGGAATACAAAAGATGAATTTTTAAAGTTAAAAGATGTATTATTTGAAATCGATAAAATTTATAAGAAAGAAAGTCATTTAAAAAGCGTATCGTATCCAATTAAATTACCTAAAAAGATATTAACTCCAAGAGAAGCATTCTATATGAATAAAAAAAATGTTAAAATAGAGAATAGCATAGGAAAAATTTCAGGTGAGTATATAATACCATATCCACCAGGAGTTAGCTTAGTATCTCCTGGAGAGGAGATTACAAGAGAAGTTATTGATTACATTATAGAATGTAAATCTAAGGGAATGAACGTTAATGGAGTTAAAGATAGTGAACTTAGGTTTATTCAAGTTATAGACATAGATTAA
- a CDS encoding dTMP kinase: MKGKLIIIESGSDASGKATQTKKLYNRLIEDGYKVKKVEYPNYKSDSASLVKMYLNGDFGKNANDVDAYVASTFFAADRYASFKTEWESFYNEGGVIIADRYTTSNMVHQASKMDEQERDKYINWLFDFEFNLYKIPQPDCVVFLDVPVEFSKKLMENRKNKFTGEEKKDIHESDIDYLTRSYNNSLYIANKYNWNKIDCIEDEKLRSIDSIHEEVYKVVKKTIDSMEK; this comes from the coding sequence ATGAAAGGAAAGTTAATAATTATAGAAAGTGGTTCAGATGCTAGCGGAAAAGCAACTCAAACCAAAAAATTATACAATAGATTAATAGAAGATGGGTATAAAGTAAAAAAAGTCGAATATCCAAATTATAAATCAGATTCTGCTTCACTAGTTAAGATGTATTTAAATGGAGACTTCGGGAAAAATGCTAATGACGTAGATGCATATGTAGCTTCTACATTCTTCGCAGCAGATAGATACGCATCTTTTAAAACGGAATGGGAATCTTTTTATAATGAAGGCGGAGTTATAATAGCAGACAGATATACTACTTCAAATATGGTTCATCAAGCATCAAAAATGGATGAACAAGAAAGAGATAAATATATAAATTGGTTATTTGACTTTGAGTTTAATTTATATAAGATTCCACAACCAGATTGTGTAGTATTTTTGGATGTTCCTGTAGAGTTTAGTAAAAAACTTATGGAAAATAGAAAAAATAAATTTACAGGAGAAGAAAAAAAGGATATACATGAAAGTGATATAGACTATCTAACAAGATCATATAATAACTCTTTATATATAGCAAATAAGTATAATTGGAATAAGATTGATTGTATAGAAGATGAAAAATTAAGAAGTATAGATAGTATACATGAAGAAGTATATAAAGTTGTTAAAAAAACTATAGATTCTATGGAGAAATAG